DNA from Streptomyces sp. NBC_01476:
ACCGATCACCGGGCGGAATTCGAGGCCCTGGTCCGCGACCGGCTCGGGGTTCCGACCGCGGCCCAGGTGCTGTGGAGCGCACCGAGGCTGATCTGCGTCGCGGAGGATTTCACCCGCTACGACCGGCACGCGGTCGGTGAGATCCGCCGCTGCATCGACCTGGTCCGCTACCGCTTCTTCGGCGCCGGCCTGCTCGGCCTTGAGCCGGTCGTCACCGCCGCGGCCCGCGACCGCGGCCGGGGAGCGGGGTCGGGCCGCGCCGGGCGCATGCCGAAGAGGCAGCCGACCGGGGGCGGGATCGGCGAGCTGCGGGACGCGCTGGACGAGGTGCTGGTGTCCTTGGGCGAGGACGTGCGGCGGATCGAGCGCAAGCAGTACCGGGCCTACCGCAGGCTGCGGAACGTCGCCTGCGTCGGCCGCGGCCACCGCAGTGAGGTGCTGGTATACCTGCGGGCGGATCCCAAGAAGGTCGACCTCGTACCTGGGTTCAGCCGGGATGTGAGCGGTCTGGGTCATCACGGGACCGGTGACCTGGAGGTCCGGCTGCGCACCGAGAACGACCTGGAGCGCGCCAGCGACCTGCTGCGGCTCAGCTACGCCGCGGCGTAGCGGGCCGCTACGGGTGGCGAGGATGGGTGTCGGCCGGACCGGGCGGCACCCATCGGCGTGCCTGCGGCGGAGCTGCTTCGACGGGTGCGAGCGCCGGGCTGACACATGGGAGCGCTGATGGTCCCGCACGGAATGCGGCTCTGTGTCAGGGATGCGCATGGAGGTGGCGGTGGCGGCTCCTTTCGTCGGCACGGGCGGGAGGTGGCGGTGTGTATTCCATGATGCTGAGAAAAGACGTTTTGCCTGACGGCATTTTCCGTGTTATCAGGCGCCTGGGCTCGGACCCAGGGCAGTCGGCGGGTCGTCATCGCGTCCGCCGGTCCGTCGCACCATCGGCTGGAGACGCCGGTCCCGTGTCGCGTTCCGCGCGGTAGGCCAGGCGATGCGGGCCCTCGGGTAGCGGCTGAGACGTTGGGGTGTCGCGGGCCGCTGTATCGCCGCACCGGTCTTGGCTTCTGAGGAGAGTGCATCCCGCGCAGCGTGTTCGAATTAAGTTCGAGTAGCTTTGGGGTTCGATCCGGGAGGTGGCCACATGGAGATGCCGCAGCAGGCTGCTGTGCGGGGAGCGCATGTGCTGCATGTGCGGTGCCGGCCGGGAACCGGTGAAGCGGGCTACTGGGCCCTGCTTGACCTGGCCTGCGATGTCTCGCCGGTGGTGCAGGTGCTCCCGCCGGCTGCCGCGCTGGTCGATGTGGCGGGGGCGCTTCGTTACTGGGACGCCTCCCCTTGGGATCTGGGCATGCGGTTGCGGCTGCGCGCCGCGGCCCTCCTGGGGATCGACGTGCGGGTGGGGGCCGGCCCGAACTGGACGGTCGCTGCGATGGCCTCCAAGGGGCCGCTGCCGGTGGCCCTGGTGCCCGACGACTCGGTGGCGGTGAGGTCGTTCCTGGATCCGCTGCCGGTCGGCATGCTGCACGGCATCGGCCCGGTCCAGGCCGAGCGGCTGGTCTCCTTCGGTCTGCACAGCGTCGGCCTGCTGGCCGCGACCCCGGAGGGCACCGTGCAGCGGATCCTCGGCGGCCGGGCCGGCCGCCTGCTGCGCGACCGCGCCCTCGGCATCGACCCGCGCCCGGTGACCCCGTCCAGCCTGCCCTCCTCCACCAGGGAGCGTCGCATCTTCGACCGCGACACCCTCGACGCCGAAGCGGTTCGTACCGCGCTGCTGGAATCCGCGGTCGCCCTGGGGGCCCGGCTGCGCGCCCGGCAGCAGATCGCCGGCACCCTCGCACTGGAGGTCGCCTTCGCCGACGGCTCAGCCATCACCCGCACCCGGACGCTTCCCGAACCCTCATGCCACACCGACGACCTGCGCACGGCTGCGTACGGGGTGTTCCAGGCGCTGCACCTGGAGCGCGCCCGTATCCGCGCGATCACCCTTACGGTGGACAAGCTCGCCGCGGCCGGCAGCGCGGGCGGGCAGATCAGCCTGGACCGGGCCCGGGAGAACCGGCTGCGCGCCGAGCCTGTCATCGACGAGCTGAATGCCAGGTTCGGTCCTGGCGCGGTACGTCCGGCGGCCCTGTCGTGGCGCCGAGCGGGCTGACCGGCGTCTGCCTGAGAGGACCCCGGCGTAATGGCGTTCGGGCTGAGGCGGTGCTGAGTGCCGCGTCCGGTCGTGATCCGGCGCAGGACGATGAGACCCTAGGCTGGTCGGTCTCAGGTTCCCGTGTGCAGGAAGTTGTAGGCGCCGATGAACAACCAGCAAGCCGCCGCCGTGCCGGCCGACCCGACACAGCTGATGGTGGAGTTCACCCACGTGCACCGGTTCCTGGACCCGGCCGAGCGGGGCGTGCAGACCTGGCGGGTCCGGCTTACGGCCCAGGACCGGCCGGTGGGGACTTTTCGGGTGACCCGCGGCTTGTACTGGAAGAGCGGCAATCTGCGTGAGCGGCTGTCCGATGAGCAGGGGTTCCCGGAGGTGGTGGCCGGGCAGCTGCTGAACTCCGACGGGTCGTTCAGTACCGCGTTCGAGGCTTTCGTGGAGATGGCCGGCAGCATTGTGGTGGTGGAGCTGCTGGAGCTGGCCGAGCCCTGGGACGACGCGGCGCTGGTGGCCGGGGTGGTCGCCAGCATCATCGACCGCCTGGCGGACAACGACTGCGCCGTGGTCTTCCCCCGCGCCGACGAACCGGACGCCACACGCTGCCAGGAGGTGCTGGCGCAGGCCGCCGCACTGCTGAGCGCCGCGTACTTCTCCGACGAGCTGCAGATCATCGACACCGCTCTGGACGCCCCGGAACAGGCCGCGAAGCAGGTACGCGGGCACCTGTGCGCGCGCATCGCCGTTGTGGGCGCCGATTTCTGGGACGAGGACGACGAGGGCACCGGCGATGAGGACTACCCGGTGCTCACGGCCCGGTCGGCGGCGGTGCTGCGCCGTGCGCTGGAGGACCTGTCGGATGAGGCGTGGCGGGAGGTGGCGTCGCTGGGCGGAGAGCCGTTGGGCCCGGGTGTCGGCGGGTTGTTCGGTTCCCTGCCGCGGGTGACCTTCAACCAGGGCGGGCCGTGGCGGCGGCAGATGGCCCGTGCCTTTGATGACCTGGCGGCCGATCTGGCCGGCGGGGTCGAGGTCGTGCCGCGCTGTACGGGTGAGGAGATGGCGCTGCACCTGGGCATCGCTCGCGCCCGGGCACTGACGCGCAACCGCCCCCGACTGGTCGCCGAGAGCGTCGCCGGTCTCCCGGAGGACCGGCGCGACTTCGGGTGGGAAGCCGCCTCCGAGGAGCTGTTCGAGGACGGTGACGTGCTCATGCTGTTCGACCAGAGCCTGGACGGCATCGAGAACAGCGGCAACGAGGCTAACCAGGCGCTGGGCATGGTCAACCTCGCCCCGGTCGACTGGTTCACCGCGTTCGATGCCGACTTTGCCCGCGACCCCGGGCGAGGCTTCCGCAACCCCTGACCGCGGTAGCCCGCAGGTCGGCGCAGGTCACCGTCCGGTTTCCCGCGGAAGCCTCAACCCGAGTGAACGGGGTGGAACCGGCGCGGTGTCGTGGGCGCCGGCCAGCGCCTGAGCCGAGGCGTCTTCGCGCCCGTGCCCTCGGCGGCGGCGAACGGCCCCCCAATCGTGCTGCACATGGCCAACTGCCGGGCCATCGACGGGAAGACGCTGCGACGCCCCACGGCCTGCCGGATGGATGGTGGGTTGCCGTTCTCGGGCACTGCGTCAGGCTGCCGTGGTGGAGGAGTCACCGGCCGCGCTGCGGAAGGTCTTCCTGGCGCAGGGCGAGATAGGTCTCGGGGGTTGCCGCTTCGAGAAGGTCGGGGTGCTCGGTGAGGTCGAGCGGTGGTTCCTGGGCGCTGGGCAGGAGCTGGTTCCACCGTTCGGTGTCGCCCCGGTCGTAGGCGGCGCGGACCCGGGGCGCGATACGGGGACGGGCGTCTTCCTGCTGTTCGCGGAAGATGCGCCCCTGGGTCCGGCGCCGTTCCAGCTCGGCGTCTTCATCGGCGTCCTCCTCGACGCGGTCGCGGTCTTCGGCCCGCATGCCGGGGGTGCGCTCCGCGATGGCCTGGTCTTCGCGGTGGAGCTGGGCGCAGGCGGCGAACAGGCGTCGGGACATGCCCAGTTGCAGCTCGGTGCCGGGGATGCGGCAGGTGAGGAAGTCGTCCAGGCCAATGGCCCGGGCCCATTCATAACGGGTTGGATCATCGGCGCCGATGGCCGCCCCGCGGGCACGTGTGCGTGCGGCGAGAGTTGCCTCGTCGTTTTCCAGCGGGGTGGTCAGCCCGTCGCGGCGGCGCCGGCGGGTGGTGCGGTCGCTGGACAGCGCGACGGTCCGCAAGCGTGATGCCGGGGCGGAGCGCAGGGCGAGGAAGGTGAGCATCTGGGCGCGGGCGGTGCCCATGAGGGCGTCGTCGTCCTCCCCGAGGTGGTCCTCCGGCGTGCTGGGGGCGCCGGGCGGAATTTTGCCACCGGGGTGGGGCAGGGGCGGGTTCCCCGGGTGATGGTCGTGGTCGACGGTCAGGAACAGATCGCCCCCGGGCTGGACCGAGGCACCGACCAGGACGCGGCGGTGCGCGTAGGCGCCCAGGATCTTGCTGCCGCCTTCGAGCTGGACCCAGCCGTCCCTGAGCCGTTTTACCCGGACGTTGCCGCCCTTGGCCTCGATGAGCCAGTACGCGTTCTCCGCCTCGTGCCGGCCCCACAGGTCCGGCAGCTTCAGCGAAGGGTTTTTGAACAGGTGCTCCAGAGAGGGATCGGGTCCGCCGTCCTCGATGTGCCAGGTCTGGCCCAGGCCCATCAGCGAGCGGCACGCCCATTCGGCCATCGTCATGCCCAGTCGGTAGCCGAGCGCGTGGCGTGCGGACTGCTCGGTGGCGTACTCGTAGACCGCGTTGACCGTCAGCCGCCGCCCGGTACTGCCCGGCAGCGGCGCCTTGGGCTTCTTGGGAACGAAGTGGTGCATGCCGATGTACGCGTACAGCGGTGCGACGCGGGCGACGAGTTCGGCGTGGGCCAGCTGCGGGACGTGCAGCAGGTTCGGTGTGACGTCGCGGCCTACTTCGGTTGCGGCCTTGAGGATCTCGCGCCAGGTGGTGGTGGGCAGGTACCAGCCGTCGTGGTCCGGGAACGCGGCGTTCGACGGCCACGGGAGGGCGGCGGCGGTACGCCACTGTTTGAAGGGCCGGCTGTCCGGCCCGTCCCGGAACAGCACCGGTACGTCGATGCTGTCGGTATAGACCAGGGGTGGGGCGTCGTTCACGTTCGCAGGGATCACGCCGCCACTGTCCCAGGATCCGGCAGGGCCGGTCCCCATTGAGACGAGACGTGTCAACCCGATGCGCGGTCGGACACGGGCGGGGTGCTGGACGCCGGCCGCGCCGAGCTGCCTCCGCGACCCGCGGGTTGCGGGGGACTTGCTGCGCGGGCGGCGGCGCTGTTCTTGACGACGTCGTGTGCCTGCCAGGCCAGCCGGTAGGCGAGGAAGACCACTTGGAGGATCTCGTGCGTGGGTGCCTCGGGGGTCTCCAGCATTGTGTTCGGGACGTGGACGTGGTGGACGGCGTTGGCTGCCGCCGCGGTTCCTGCCGGCAGGAAGCCGTCCTCCTCGGCCCGGCGCAGCGAGGCGATCATGTTCGATGACCAGTTTCCGGGCAGGTCGTCGTACAGGGCGTGTGAAATCTGGACAGCGGACAGCCGGACGACCTCCCAGGCCGAGGCGAGTGCCTTCTTGGGGTCGCTGGAGGCGAGCGCGCAGGCTGTGGCGAAGTCGGCTCCGGTGACCAGGTCCGGGATGTCGGAGCGTACCGAGGTCAGCCATTGCGGGACTTCTGGTGGGCGTCCTGCCGCGTTCTTGGCCTTCGCCCAGCGGCCTCGGTATTCCTCTTCGTCTCCGCCGAGTTCGACCACCAGTGCCCGGGCTACCGGCCAGGTGGGCAGCCGCCTCCCGATGAACGCGTCACTGACGGTGGTTTTGCCCTGGGCTGTGCGGCCTGCCAACTGCCGGAATGAGGGGTCGCCTGCCGCGGCGCGCAGCCGGCGCAGGTCGTCGGCGAATTCCTCGGCGCTGCTCAACGGTTCCTCCGGCTGCTCGGCTGGCTGTCAAGCCTACGGCGGCGTCGTCGGCCCGGCCGCCGGTGTCCGGATGGTGTCCAGACAAGTGCCGCGGATGACCGACTGGCTGTCCGGACAGCCCCCGGACAGTGTTCCGTGGTGTCCGCGAGCGACGCAGCAGGAGCGTCGGCGGCCTGCCTCGCCGGGAATTGCTCGGCAACTTTTTCGTCGTGCGTGAAGGAATTACAGCGTTCTGATGCATAAAGCAGGACGACCGGCCTCTACAAGCAGCATCGGCCGTGAGGCGTTGGCGGCGAGAGAACAGGCAGAGTTCATGGCTTTAGGTGGAAGACGACCGACGAGCGGGCCGGGCGGCCACCCTGGGGGCGGCGCGGACACCGAGCTGCCCGATCACGTGCGGCACGACCTGGAACGGGTCGCGGACCTGGCCCGGGCGGGTTTCACGGGTCCGCTGTACGAGCAGTTCGCCGCCGAGCTGTACCTGTACGCGTACGGCCGGCTGCGGAAGAAGATGCGCACCTGCGAGATTACCGTTCTCGCCGGCAAGTCGGCCACGCCGTTGTGGATGACGGAGGAGGAACTGTCCACGCTGCATCGCGACGATGCCGTCCGCGATCAGCTCGCGGTTCATACGATCGCCGCAGCCATGCAGCTCTTCATCAGACGCCTCAAGCGCGGTGGGTACCGGCCGGCCGCCCACCGGGGCCGAGACGGCCGGCCCACCACGCTCAAGTCCTTCTTCTTCGGCATGTGCCTGATCGTGTTCCCGCGGGAGTTCGTCTCCTGGCGGGGCGAGCGCCAGGACCGGTTCCTGGCCGCGGCAGCGCGGATGCCATCCGACCTGGTCCAGCGGGCCCTGGGGCAGACGGTCCGCGAACCGGTGCCCGAGGCACTGGCCGATCTGTGCGACCGCGTGACCGGCCTCATCAGCAGCTCGCCACCACGCGTCAGAGCCGTCATGCTGCTGACGCTGCACGAATACTCGCAGAGCGGGATCGCCGACCTGCTGCACGTGAAGATTGGCGACGTGGAGAACGCCCGCTTCCGCTTCCGTCAGAAGGCCCGCGAGCGGATGCGCCGCGGCCAGCTCCGCCTGCTGCCGGGGATGCGAGCGGAGTCCCTGCGCAGGACGAGGACGCGAAACCGGTGAGCCGGCTTCCTGATCGTCCGGAAGATCTCCCGAGCGGAGATCCACCGCCGCAGCCGGGCTGGCATGGCCCTGTCGCCACCGTCACCACCCTTCTCAGTGGACAGGTGCCCGGGGCAGGCATGGCCATTGCCGGCACGCCCTGGTGGGCGGTGGCCGCCAGCGCGCTGGCGATGGCCCTCGTTTCGGCCGCCGTTCTGGCAGCCCAGATCCTCATCCCGGACCAGTCAGCAGACAAGCTCGACTGGTGGCGCGAAGTCCTCCGCTACCGGGAAGGACGAGGCCGCACCCAGCAGTCCCAGCGCCGCGAAGACTGACCCCCGCATCCGCGCACACGAGTCGGCGTCGGCCGGGGCGGCAGCGCTTGGCCGTCGTTGCGCCGGACAACCTACTGAGGCGGACACGGTAGGGGATCAACCACCCTGGGCCGCCGGGTTGTGGGGCGCAACCCCCCGCCCGGCTTGGCACCGCGATCTGTAGGCCGGGCGGCTGGTCGTGGCGCGCAGTTGCGGGAGAAACGCCGCCAGCTGGTGCGCGCTGCAGGGCCGGTACGGAGATGGTTGGGCATGGTCACCCTGCCGAGGATCATGCCCATGCTCGCCTCGCCGGGCCGTCTGCCCCTGCCGGGCGGTGACGACCGGTGGGCGGCAGAGACCAAGCAGGACGGCCAGCGGGTCGTCATCTACGCCCCGGGCGACGGGACGGTGGAGTTCCGGTCCCGGTCCGGCGAGGACATCACCGCGGCCTACACGGACCTGCACGTTCTAGCCTTCGCGTTTCGTTTGCGGTTGCGTCCGGATCTTGAGCGGGAACGCGAAAGTGCCTTCTGAGCTGGGATGATGAGGCTTGTCTAGGGCTTCTGTCACCACAGCAGGAAGGCACTTTCTGCGTGCACACTACCGGGTCACGTCCCAAGCTGGTCGTGTCGGCCGACGGTCACGGGGTGGTCAGCCACGCGGGTTCCCGGCTTTTGGCCGACCTCGCTGATGCCACCGGCCTGACAGCGGCCTTCACCGACACACTGCGCCGGCTTCGTCCGCGTGGCACCGGGCACGATCCGGGCAGGATCGCGGTCGATGTGGCGGTGATGCTCGCCGACGGCGGCGAGGCCATCAGCGACCTGGCCCTACTGCGTGACCAGGCCCCCGTGTTCGGCCCGGTCGCCTCCACCGCGACTGCCTGGCGTCTGCTGGCCGGCCTTGATCCGGCCGCACTCGCCGGACTGCGCGGGTCCAGGGCCGCGGCCCGGGACCTCGCCTGGCTGCAGGCCGCCGAGACCCGAGAAGGCATACCGTCGGCCCGTGCCGGCGGCCGGGACCTGCCCGGCCTGGTCCTGGACATCGACGCCACCCTGGTGACCTGCCACTCCGACAAGGAGGAGGCGGCGCCCACCTACAAACGCGGGTTCGGCTACCACCCTCTGCTGTGCTTCCTGGACAACACCGGCGAGGCCCTGGCCGGCGTGCTGCGGCCGGGCAACGCGGGCGCGAACACCGCAACCGACCACATCACCGTCCTGGATGGGGCACTGGCCCAGATCCCCGACGCCCACCGCCACGGCACCCCGATCCTGGTCCGCACCGACAGCGCCGGCGGCGCGAAAACCTTCCTCGCCCACCTGCGTTCCCTGCGGGACCGGGGCATCCGCACGTCGTTCTCCGTCGGATACGCAGTCACCGAACCGGTCCGCCGGGCGGTCCGTGCCCTGCCCGACCGGTTCTGGCATCCGGCTCTGGAGCAGGACGGCACCTTGCGGGCCGGCGCCGAGGTCGCCGAGCTGACCGGCATGCTCGACCTGGCCGGACACCCCGACGGCACCCGGATCATCGTCCGACGCGAACGCCCCCACCCGGGCGCGCAGTTGTCGCTGTCCGACCTCGACGAGGGCATGCGCCACCAGGCGTTCATCACCGACACTCCCGTCGGTGAAGGCTCGCTGCAGTTCCTGGAGGTCCGCCACCGCGGGCATGCCCGCGTCGAGGACCGCATCCGATGCGGCAAGACCACCGGCTTCGGCCGCTTCCCCTCCCGCCACTTCGCCATCAACCAAGCGTGGCTGGAGCTGGCACTGACCGCCATCGACCTGCTCGCATGGACCCAGACCCTCCTGCTGGACGGCGAACTGGCCACCGCCGAGCCGAAGAAACTCCGCTACCGCCTGCTGCACGCAGCCGCCCGCCTCACCCGTGGCGGGCGACGCCTCCACCTGCGGATCGCCGCCACCTGGCCCTGGCGCCACGAGCTGACCACAGCATTCACCCGTCTCGCGGCCCTACCCAGACCAGCCACCTGAGCCAACGACCAGTCGCTGTCCGCCCACGACCCGAGGAGCCCTGGAGCACCCGACCCGAGCGTCGGGCCAAAGCCATACCCACCCCACACAAACCGCGACGACCACCGAAAAGAGACGTCAGCCCAGCTCAGCCAAGCCCAACCGAAACAGCGAGGCTAGGAGCGGCGCTTCGAGGAATGCCGGCAGTCCTGGACGGCGAGATCATCGCCCTGGACGAGAACGGCCACGCCGACTTCGAGCGGCTTCAGACCCGGATGGGACTGGCCCGCTCCCCCCAGCTGGCCGCCCGCCGTGCAGAATCCGTACCCGCGCACCTGCGTGTTCGACGTTTTAATTCTTGGCGCCGACAGCCTGTTGAGGCGGCCCTATGCCGAGCGAAGGCAGACGCTTCGATCACTGGAGCTGGCCGGGCCGAACTGCTCGGTGCCGGACGCGGTCGTCGGACGCAGCGCCCAGGCTCTCGCACACACCCGGGCCGCGAATGTGGAAGGAATCGTCTGCAAGGACCTCGCGTCGGTCTACAAACCCGGGGTCCGGTCCCGGTCCTGGGTCAAGATCAAAAACACCCTGTATTCCCTCGTTCAGTCAGATCGTTACCCGCGCCACCGAAGTCAAGAATCCCTCCCGATGACCCATCCCGTTACCGATAATCAGGTAACTACCTGATTCACCGGGCGGAAAGTGATGGAGGCGACGCCCTGTTAGATAGCACATCCTAAGCCAGCATGGATGCATCTCGGGCAGAGACTCGGCCGAAATGTGGGTGACCCCTACTGCCTGCACGAGACCCCCGCGATCACACTCACGGCGACGGCCGAACCTACGCCTTTCAGGCGCTGGACCGTGCAGCGATCAGACGGTTGGTTAGCTCTACTGTGGCCAAATACCACCAAAAGATCCAGTCGAGAAAGGCTTCATCATAGTCGCCGCGCTGGTCAGCCCTGCGATGACGCAAGTCATAGCGGTTGGCGATCTCGAATAGGGATCCCTCATCCTGCCTGCCCACATCTTCTCTGATCAACTGGCGTCGCTCTTCCAAGATTCCGGCGAGTGTCACGATTGCCGACCGCTTCCCCTCAGGCGATGTGCCCCGAGCCCTGAAAAGCGCGATGGCGTGGTCGACCCTGGCCCTGACATCGACCGGAGCAGCACTGATCACCTGGTGGACAAGATGACCGCGGGCATCATCCGTGACGGCCACCAGGCGTCCGATGTCCTCACCCTCTGCTGCAAGTTCGTACTCGATGCCCGCAGAACGCAGCATTTCATTGACTTTCCAGCGATAAAGAATCCTTGCTGGAGCAGTGTGGAACTCGGAGTGATGCCATCCGCACGAACCATACGAGTGAAAGTTGCGCAATCGTGGACGACTCACGAGATCGTGAAACACCTCAATGAGACCGAAGAACGTGTCCTCGTTCCATGACTCCGGATCAAGCGGCCAAAGCCGGGGAATCCCAAGTCGCCTTTCGATTACCTCTGAGCCGTCTGGAAGTTCGCTTGGGTCGTCTATGCATTCCTCGCCGAAGACTTCGACCAGATAGCCTCGATCGGCAAAGTCCCAGATGATCCTTGCGAAGTCCCGTCGTGTGTCGCGCGGAGTGCTCCCGTCGTGCGATGAACCCATCCCGCGACGTTGTGGCCAGTAGGGCCGCGGAGCGGACGCATGCCGCAGTTGAGGGGCTCGTTTGATCAGCTCAGCGAGCCAGTCGCGCTTGTCCATGACCTCGGCGATGCCCCATCCAGAGCCAGAACTCGTGGCCCAAGGATCGTCGCTGCCCTTCTTGGTGCTCGGCAGCTCATCGAAGTCCGCAACCGCAGTTGTCCCTGCGAGCGCCTCCGTCAGCAGCCACGATGCCCGCTCCTCCCAGAACCTGCCCGTGGAGCGGACGATCCGCTCACCCTCCGAGATGAACAGCGAAGCAGGCCAGACGAGTTCATAGTTGCTGATGTCCACGCTCATCCGCTCATCATGGCCCACCGGACCGACACCCCAACACTGCCTTGCAGGTGTGGACGGGCACTCTGATCACGGACGGGTGCGGCCGATACGTCGTTCTGGAGGTCGCTGAACGCTGCCAGCTACGTCACGAGTCCATGTTGCGCCGGTGCCACGCGCTGTGCAGTCAATCCGAAGTGTCACCTGGACAGGGAGAACGTGGCGGTACTCAATGCCGACGCAGATTTCGAGCGCGGTCCCGGCCGAACTCCCGCCGAAGTCTAGGGACGGCTGGGCCGCCATCTCGTCAGGATCCACGCGAATGCCCGTTACGTACTGTCCGGACGCGGTCACCAACACCCTGGACAGCGCGGGGCCGCTGTCTTGCACAAGAAGCACCGTCGCCCTGGGCTGCCCCCACCGGTCTTCATCGATCCGGCGATCGTTGAAGGTGAAAGAAGGGCCCTTGGTATCGTGTCGCTCCGCCTCCTCGCCGTCGATCTGCCTCTGCATGAGCTGCACCTGTGCTTCAGCTGCATCAGCCTGGCGACGAGCAGAGAGCGCGGAGTCTTCTGCGGTGCGTGCCTGCTCCTTCGCGACCAGCGCTTGCCAGATGGCGACCCCCGCCGCGACCGCGCTGACGCCGGCACCGGCTATGGCGACAACGGCCTCAGTGCTCACGATCCCCCCGCTCCGTCGGTTCTGACCGGAACGCTACTCGCCTCCCTAACTTCACCCCCTTCGTGCTTAGTTCAGTCGCTGTTGTCGTTCCGGCTGTGTGGGGTGTGTCTCGAACTGAGGTTTCCGACCGGGTGATCGTGGAGGCGTCGCGGCATAGAGGTGGGGCCTTCTGAACAGCTCGTTGGTGTCGAATCACCGAGCAACGTCAGGAGGCCCCGGTGTTGGAGTGTTCCGTGTGGACGGCCGG
Protein-coding regions in this window:
- a CDS encoding DUF5655 domain-containing protein, whose product is MFTLGDGNAIEIVPQALGFERDLQRLVEANMPALLGVRFLASEYSTGPVHGGRIDSLGIDENGAPVVVEYKRERDPGVITQGLFYLAWLTDHRAEFEALVRDRLGVPTAAQVLWSAPRLICVAEDFTRYDRHAVGEIRRCIDLVRYRFFGAGLLGLEPVVTAAARDRGRGAGSGRAGRMPKRQPTGGGIGELRDALDEVLVSLGEDVRRIERKQYRAYRRLRNVACVGRGHRSEVLVYLRADPKKVDLVPGFSRDVSGLGHHGTGDLEVRLRTENDLERASDLLRLSYAAA
- a CDS encoding DNA polymerase Y family protein — its product is MEMPQQAAVRGAHVLHVRCRPGTGEAGYWALLDLACDVSPVVQVLPPAAALVDVAGALRYWDASPWDLGMRLRLRAAALLGIDVRVGAGPNWTVAAMASKGPLPVALVPDDSVAVRSFLDPLPVGMLHGIGPVQAERLVSFGLHSVGLLAATPEGTVQRILGGRAGRLLRDRALGIDPRPVTPSSLPSSTRERRIFDRDTLDAEAVRTALLESAVALGARLRARQQIAGTLALEVAFADGSAITRTRTLPEPSCHTDDLRTAAYGVFQALHLERARIRAITLTVDKLAAAGSAGGQISLDRARENRLRAEPVIDELNARFGPGAVRPAALSWRRAG
- a CDS encoding gamma-glutamyltransferase is translated as MIPANVNDAPPLVYTDSIDVPVLFRDGPDSRPFKQWRTAAALPWPSNAAFPDHDGWYLPTTTWREILKAATEVGRDVTPNLLHVPQLAHAELVARVAPLYAYIGMHHFVPKKPKAPLPGSTGRRLTVNAVYEYATEQSARHALGYRLGMTMAEWACRSLMGLGQTWHIEDGGPDPSLEHLFKNPSLKLPDLWGRHEAENAYWLIEAKGGNVRVKRLRDGWVQLEGGSKILGAYAHRRVLVGASVQPGGDLFLTVDHDHHPGNPPLPHPGGKIPPGAPSTPEDHLGEDDDALMGTARAQMLTFLALRSAPASRLRTVALSSDRTTRRRRRDGLTTPLENDEATLAARTRARGAAIGADDPTRYEWARAIGLDDFLTCRIPGTELQLGMSRRLFAACAQLHREDQAIAERTPGMRAEDRDRVEEDADEDAELERRRTQGRIFREQQEDARPRIAPRVRAAYDRGDTERWNQLLPSAQEPPLDLTEHPDLLEAATPETYLALRQEDLPQRGR
- a CDS encoding helix-turn-helix domain-containing protein — translated: MSSAEEFADDLRRLRAAAGDPSFRQLAGRTAQGKTTVSDAFIGRRLPTWPVARALVVELGGDEEEYRGRWAKAKNAAGRPPEVPQWLTSVRSDIPDLVTGADFATACALASSDPKKALASAWEVVRLSAVQISHALYDDLPGNWSSNMIASLRRAEEDGFLPAGTAAAANAVHHVHVPNTMLETPEAPTHEILQVVFLAYRLAWQAHDVVKNSAAARAASPPQPAGRGGSSARPASSTPPVSDRASG
- a CDS encoding IS1380 family transposase → MHTTGSRPKLVVSADGHGVVSHAGSRLLADLADATGLTAAFTDTLRRLRPRGTGHDPGRIAVDVAVMLADGGEAISDLALLRDQAPVFGPVASTATAWRLLAGLDPAALAGLRGSRAAARDLAWLQAAETREGIPSARAGGRDLPGLVLDIDATLVTCHSDKEEAAPTYKRGFGYHPLLCFLDNTGEALAGVLRPGNAGANTATDHITVLDGALAQIPDAHRHGTPILVRTDSAGGAKTFLAHLRSLRDRGIRTSFSVGYAVTEPVRRAVRALPDRFWHPALEQDGTLRAGAEVAELTGMLDLAGHPDGTRIIVRRERPHPGAQLSLSDLDEGMRHQAFITDTPVGEGSLQFLEVRHRGHARVEDRIRCGKTTGFGRFPSRHFAINQAWLELALTAIDLLAWTQTLLLDGELATAEPKKLRYRLLHAAARLTRGGRRLHLRIAATWPWRHELTTAFTRLAALPRPAT
- a CDS encoding ATP-dependent DNA ligase; the protein is MQNPYPRTCVFDVLILGADSLLRRPYAERRQTLRSLELAGPNCSVPDAVVGRSAQALAHTRAANVEGIVCKDLASVYKPGVRSRSWVKIKNTLYSLVQSDRYPRHRSQESLPMTHPVTDNQVTT